GGGCAAGTCTCCGAAAAGAAGAGTTGTCATCAGTCCACATTTGTCTCCAATCCAGTGATCCAATTGACGGTATTGAGGCGGTCGAAATTCTCATAAAGTCCAACCGCGCTACTTTACAACTCATGGAAGTTCCCAGGACGAAGAAGAACTTGTGGGTAGACCTGCAAACTGATTGGATGCGACCGTTGCTGGTCGACCTGGCAACAATCGTAGAGACAACCTGGTTCAATGAGCGGAGCCAGCGAGATACATCTGTACTCCTATTTGGTGGCCAGACTATGTCATATAGTCTCGCGAGACCTGCTCAGGATGTCCAAATTGCTGCCCATGCCTATCAAACTATAGCGATAGGATTCGCTAACCTGATATTTAGCGTCATCGGCGGAATGGAGTTAAACGAAGAACTGGTGGCAATGTTAGCGTTATCCAAATGCGCGTACGACCTTGTCATTGCTGATGGTGGATCCATCGAAGCTAGCACGAATCTCCTAACATATCTTGAACCACTCCTCGCTTGCATACTCAATCTAATCCAAAATCCTCAATTGGCTGCTGATGTTGCAACAGAAACTGCCAATTTGGTTGGATTGTCGGACAATATTGCTCGCGCTGCCGGAGATAATGTTCTGAGCACTCTCGACAGTGGCCGAATGAAAGGAGTTGCGAAAACTTTAGGCAAGATTACAGCCGTGGCTTCACTGGTCGTCAACGCATGGGATGCCACATTCGATAGTCTTGCCAAGAGTCGAATGACGGTTTCACTTATTGGAAATCCTTCACTGTCTGAATCATCGCCGCATACTCAGATCGACTTTGACGCGATACAAGAAATAACGGGAGAGACTCCTGTGATATTGATTGCCGACACGTCAGGGTCGATGGATGAGATCGTTGATGGGCAAGTAAAGCTAGAATTGGCTAAGGCGTCCATGCTTGAATTCTTGTCAACCGTTAGCCCAACACGCCAAGTTGCCCTTCGCACCTTTCCGTCTACTCAAGGAGGGGAATGCAATTCTGGAGAATTGTGGATCGATTTCTCTCCTCCAACCTTTGCGATGAGAACAAGAGTTCGCTCCTTGTACGCTGACGGCGATACCCCTACAGCGGAGGCCCTCCAAGCAGCCGTTGAGGATATCCGAAGGGCTGGAATTTCACAGGCCGAAATTGCTCTCTTTTCGGATGGTCTCGCCAATTGCGCGGATCCATGTGCAGTTGCAAACGATATTGTCGCCACGGGAATAGATATCAGAGTCCATACGGGTGCCTTTGTGGATAGCGAGGAGGGAAGGGGCATTCTCCGGTGTATTTCCGATGCAACCGGGGGCACCTATGTGGAGAGTTCAGGCCAGGAAAGCGAGTTTGCCGAGGAACTGGGAGAGTTCTTGGAGCGCAACTCGATTCCGAGGCTAGAGATTGCGCTTGAGGTTCCTGATACGGTCGCGCCCTCTACTGGTCCGGCTGAGCAACAACAACGCGTGGACGCGGTGGTTCGTAACGACAGCAATGTTGCCGCGAAAGACGTTGTCGTGTCGCTCGAGGTGGACGGAGGTCCGGAACCAACTCGCCGGTCAGTAGCGATTGGAAATATCGCTCCCGGCGCAGAGGAAACGGCATCGTGGGAATTGCGTCCCAGTTTTGGCAGCGTCGGAGCCGATCTGGCGCTGGGAGTGTCAGTGGTAGCGGATAACACCAAAAAAGTCGTGTCCACTTTTGACGCGGTGGCGGTTGAGAACCTCAATAATCCCGAGGATGCGGGTCCGATTGTGGGGGTAGGCCAGGTTGTGGTCATGGGAGATCAGCTGCTCACTGGGGTGGGCTCAAACGGCCGAGATGCCGACGGCAGTTGCCGAAAAGGCCGGAACATCGGCCTGCTTGAGGTTTTCGGGCAGGATTCAGAGAGGTCTCTTGCCTGTGCGAATGCCCTGATCGCACATCTCACTGCACCGGACTGGGCCAAAGGTGTCGACTCCCAGATCAACCAGCTCGCCGTTCTCCTTGATGAAGGCAACCCCATCAACGGTGTGATCTTGAGCATCGGCGCCACCGACTTGGGTCTTTCAGAACTGACCCAGGAGTGCGTGCTTTCGATCGTTTCCTGCGACTCTGAGATATCCGGCATGGCCACTGAAGACTGGCTTGAGGGATCAATCGCTGGCAGCGGACCCCGACGGAATTCGGTCCTGTCAGAGTTGGTGCGGTCATTTGGTGCCGTCGATCAGGAACTGAACGCGGCCATGGGCGAATCGCGCCAGGCCCCCATATTGCTTTTGGCGCAACCACGGGCTTTCTCATTTGTAAGTGGAGCATGTTTCGAGCGCTGGCAT
This genomic interval from bacterium contains the following:
- a CDS encoding VWA domain-containing protein encodes the protein MRRWQATVVVILVVAIAATWQQGLLQDGIEDLRGYDRDTSLSGTSERNEFATAPARSNIPISSAFHDDWIAEVSGESDSTEREGEANASALREVSESERFRVLAQTNNATLFAGSTVGVEPTDIEMSIIPSSENASDTDGLLGNGVEIKSDVEASGEYILTLALPDEPAADSIPGVWHVGENNQASFVPGVWDIDANTITVYVQDFSKFWGGWWNPLNWIYEATDFVFDYLTGRTDPPPCRNDAPFWASLRKEELSSVHICLQSSDPIDGIEAVEILIKSNRATLQLMEVPRTKKNLWVDLQTDWMRPLLVDLATIVETTWFNERSQRDTSVLLFGGQTMSYSLARPAQDVQIAAHAYQTIAIGFANLIFSVIGGMELNEELVAMLALSKCAYDLVIADGGSIEASTNLLTYLEPLLACILNLIQNPQLAADVATETANLVGLSDNIARAAGDNVLSTLDSGRMKGVAKTLGKITAVASLVVNAWDATFDSLAKSRMTVSLIGNPSLSESSPHTQIDFDAIQEITGETPVILIADTSGSMDEIVDGQVKLELAKASMLEFLSTVSPTRQVALRTFPSTQGGECNSGELWIDFSPPTFAMRTRVRSLYADGDTPTAEALQAAVEDIRRAGISQAEIALFSDGLANCADPCAVANDIVATGIDIRVHTGAFVDSEEGRGILRCISDATGGTYVESSGQESEFAEELGEFLERNSIPRLEIALEVPDTVAPSTGPAEQQQRVDAVVRNDSNVAAKDVVVSLEVDGGPEPTRRSVAIGNIAPGAEETASWELRPSFGSVGADLALGVSVVADNTKKVVSTFDAVAVENLNNPEDAGPIVGVGQVVVMGDQLLTGVGSNGRDADGSCRKGRNIGLLEVFGQDSERSLACANALIAHLTAPDWAKGVDSQINQLAVLLDEGNPINGVILSIGATDLGLSELTQECVLSIVSCDSEISGMATEDWLEGSIAGSGPRRNSVLSELVRSFGAVDQELNAAMGESRQAPILLLAQPRAFSFVSGACFERWHGGETPLLTQAELNLYHYFVSAVNGTLEAAALAAQELGLPVLFVDATETAYLPDHTACSSQPYVRSLEPLFEAGPDSIAALVEQGIPGVVGEELNEDAVAEFSEEFLAPNLEGEQALANAVLRWSRSDEALIANNAMNDRFVQRSAGVAADLLNTSQDYETLTLGSDRSITLESGQGWNVEVSGFLPGSLVTASVKPSGRFLASSVADRRGTANLYMVLGPEEAALEEAAIVVKGRGRSGAAVSGAQPVEVLPPLRPLYSLILPALAALLLLGSLLLWRLYALKRGRRVRIFVTD